AGCCGCCGGCCGCGCCCGGCCGGGCGGTCGGGCTGGGTGACGACGCCGACGACGGGGACGACGGCACGCAGCGCCCGCAGCGAGGGGAGCGCGAAGGCGGGCGAGCCCAGGAAGAGGACGCGCGGGCCCTCGGGCGGCATGGGCGGCGCGATCAGGCCTCCGCCCCCTGGCCCTCCCCGACGCGGGTGATCGTGGACGGGTCCTCCACGCGGTCGAGGAAGAGGATCCCGTCCAGGTGGTCGATCTCGTGCTGGAGGACGCGCGCCAGGTAGCCGTCGGCGTGGATCGTCACCCCGCGCCCGCGCCGGTTCTTGCCGCGGACGACCACGTGGAGGGCCCGGCGTACCGGGGCCACCACGCCGGGGATGGAGAGGCAGCCCTCCACCGCCACCTCCTCACCCTCGGCGGAGAGCACCTCAGGGTCGACCAGGGCGACGAGGCGGTCCTCCACCTCGGCCACCAGCACGCGCCGACTGTCCCCCACCTGCGGCGCGGCCAGCCCCACGCCCCCCGCCGCGCGCATGGTGGCGATCATGGCGTCGATGAGGCGCTGCACTTCCGGCGTCACCTTGCCCACGGGGCGGGCGCGGCGGCGCAGGATCGCCGCCCGCGGGCTGTCCACGGTGACGATCTCGAGGACGGTCGAGGCGGTCGCGGCGCGTGCCATCGGCTCCCAGCATAGCGAGCCCCTCTGCCGGTTGTCACGGCAGCCCGACGGGCGCGAGCGTGCCGGCCCACGGCGCTAGCGCACCCGTGCCGGCCCACGGCGTTAGCGCATCGGGGGCGGTCCGTCCACCTCCACCGCCAGCCGCACGCGGCCGTCCAGGTCGGCGCGGGCGGCCGCCAGCAGCGGGGCGCGCGGCACGCCGCGGCGGCCGCGCACCATGACCACGCGCGTCGCCTCCCGCCCCGGCAGCGGCGCCGGTCCCAGGACGTCCAGGTCGCCGTCCGCAGCCGCCAGCAGCGTCGCCAGGCGTCCCGCCACGGCGTCCACGCGCGCCGCCGTCCCCCGCACCTCCACCGTGACCAGCTCGGCAAAGGGCGGGTACCCGAAGGCGCGGCGGGCACGCAGCTCCTCGCGCAGGAAGCGCCCCAGCTCACCGCGGCGCAGCGCGACGACGGCCGGGGCGTCGGGCTGGTAGGTCTGCACGACGAACCACTCCCGCGCCAGGGCGCGGACGCGCCACAGCGTCCGGAAGCCCTCCTCGACGGCCCGGTAGTCGGCGTGGCGCAGCGCCGCGTCGGCCAGCACCACGCCGACCAGGTCGGCGGTCAGGCCGGGGAGCTCCAGCGCCGCCACCGTGGCCACCAGCACCCCGCCGCCGCGCCGGAACCGGTCGAGGACCGCCAGGCGCAGCGGCAGCGTCGGGGCGCTCTCGGCGTCGAGCCGGTGCACCGACGCGTCGAAGACCCGCTGTGCCCACCGCGCCACACGCTGGGACCCCGCCCCGCGCGGGGCGAGGGCCGCTGCCCCGCAGGCGGGACAGGTCGCCGGCGCCGGGATGGTGCGCCGGCAGTACCGGCACCGCAGGGCGCGACCGCGCGCGTCGAAGGTTATGGGGATGGCGCACTGCGGGCAGCGGCAGTCCGCGCCGCACTCCCCGCAGGTGAGCCCGTCGGCGTAGCCGCGGCGCGCCACGAAGAGGAGGACGCGGCCGCCCGCTCCCAGCACCCCCCGCGCGTGGGCGAGGAGCGGCGCCGTCAGGAAGGCCCGGGCGTGCCGGCGCAGGTCCACGACCACGACCCGCGGCGCCCGCTGCGGGAGGCGCATCACGTGCACCCCCGGCCGCCCCGCCAGCGCGGCGGCAGCCAGGGAGGGGACCTCGTCGCCCAGCAGCAGGACCGTCTCTCCCTGCTGCGCGCGGATCCAGGCCACGTCGCGGGTCCGGTAGCGCGGCACGCGCTCCTCGACGTGGCCGCTCTCCCCCTCGCCGTCGACGGCGATGAGCCCGAGGCGCGGCAGCGGCGCGAAGACGGCGTGACGGGTGCCGACCACCACGGCGGTCGCCGGCACGGCCCGCCAGCGGGCCGCGCGCGCCTCGAGCGGGAGGTCGCCGTGCAGGAGGAGGAGCGGGCCGAGCGCGGCCAGGCGCCGGGCCATGCGCTCGGCTGCCGCCACCGAGGCACAGAGGACCAGCGCCTGCCGCCCCCGGCGCAGCGCGGAGGCCACCGCGGCGGCGGTGACCGCCTCGCGCTCCCGCCCCACCAGGATCACCACCCGGGCACGCTCCGCCTCCTCCGGCCACAGCGACGGGTGGAGGGCCACCTGGGGCCCCCCGCCGCGCACCGGGCCGGCCGGCGGCGGGAGCACCACCTCGAGCCGGCCCCCGGCCTCCAGGAAGGTCCGCAGGCCGGCCAGCCCGC
The Armatimonadota bacterium DNA segment above includes these coding regions:
- the priA gene encoding primosomal protein N', translating into MTPSQDAAGAAPAAAVPLWVALDLPLRAGDVAFTYLAPAPLPPGTPVLVPFRTRLLAGYVLPGPPQGAAPPPHPLRPVAAVLAAQPLLPPDLLELALWMAERYVCSVGEALAAMLPPPLVDVRLRPVAQGSAALPRRAQAGAAGWTPTGLRRAFGGLAGLRTFLEAGGRLEVVLPPPAGPVRGGGPQVALHPSLWPEEAERARVVILVGREREAVTAAAVASALRRGRQALVLCASVAAAERMARRLAALGPLLLLHGDLPLEARAARWRAVPATAVVVGTRHAVFAPLPRLGLIAVDGEGESGHVEERVPRYRTRDVAWIRAQQGETVLLLGDEVPSLAAAALAGRPGVHVMRLPQRAPRVVVVDLRRHARAFLTAPLLAHARGVLGAGGRVLLFVARRGYADGLTCGECGADCRCPQCAIPITFDARGRALRCRYCRRTIPAPATCPACGAAALAPRGAGSQRVARWAQRVFDASVHRLDAESAPTLPLRLAVLDRFRRGGGVLVATVAALELPGLTADLVGVVLADAALRHADYRAVEEGFRTLWRVRALAREWFVVQTYQPDAPAVVALRRGELGRFLREELRARRAFGYPPFAELVTVEVRGTAARVDAVAGRLATLLAAADGDLDVLGPAPLPGREATRVVMVRGRRGVPRAPLLAAARADLDGRVRLAVEVDGPPPMR
- the def gene encoding peptide deformylase; this translates as MARAATASTVLEIVTVDSPRAAILRRRARPVGKVTPEVQRLIDAMIATMRAAGGVGLAAPQVGDSRRVLVAEVEDRLVALVDPEVLSAEGEEVAVEGCLSIPGVVAPVRRALHVVVRGKNRRGRGVTIHADGYLARVLQHEIDHLDGILFLDRVEDPSTITRVGEGQGAEA